One window from the genome of Pyrus communis chromosome 16, drPyrComm1.1, whole genome shotgun sequence encodes:
- the LOC137721110 gene encoding F-box/LRR-repeat protein At3g48880-like — translation MECDDSPMTLGRWEDLNADILLKIFECFANISDSSSAIRKVSGSAVCKEWRSTLCDPRLWNKLDFSTMKSHFIKTPDKPYVYVCSRSEMTPTRVLKISLSLSKIYNMHAHAGQQFVVHHVHEEQKRPRVHEVAVRMKKG, via the coding sequence ATGGAATGCGATGACTCGCCTATGACTTTGGGAAGATGGGAAGACCTCAATGCTGACATATTGTTGAAGATTTTTGAGTGCTTTGCCAACATCTCTGATTCATCTTCCGCCATCAGAAAGGTTAGCGGTAGCGCCGTTTGCAAGGAGTGGCGTTCGACGCTGTGTGATCCTCGGCTTTGGAACAAGCTTGATTTTTCGACGATGAAATCGCATTTCATCAAAACCCCAGATAAACCTTACGTTTATGTTTGCAGCCGGTCCGAGATGACACCGACTCGTGTTTTGAAGATTTCTCTGAGTCTCAGCAAGATTTATAACATGCATGCACATGCGGGACAACAATTCGTCGTGCATCATGTGCATGAGGAACAGAAACGACCACGGGTTCATGAGGTGGCGGTACGCATGAAGAAGGGTTAG